In one window of Henckelia pumila isolate YLH828 chromosome 1, ASM3356847v2, whole genome shotgun sequence DNA:
- the LOC140870171 gene encoding uncharacterized protein has product MAGRGRGRGGGNVADMTVDQLSQFITQMVQTAMGQNPPPPPPPPGGQPNQMDAMWEEIRRLGRQVGGRPGPIQRESPFARAILDEELPANFKQPTLGEYDGSSDLEEYLGRFENAALLHRYTDAIKCRVFLTILVRLAQQWFNLLQPGSIRSFNDFSSAFYTNLRQSEVKPLREYVQRFNTASLEVSAATADTLVNSFTQGLRGGEFFKSLVKKPPLTYNELLSRAKKYVNLEDAQRQRRHEGTSGSKPSTKMGAKVEGKAEVGRKRVAEEMNRAKGPYPYVPLSVSLEKAMQVCEDRRALVRPRNAEKGPRLPPSDKFCNRHQEYGHITNDCQRLGEEVQRVISEDARLRAELTRRENPPRQGRAPQWRDQGNEVRGNQPDHQRRAPRNGQEDMVEQIANHPHRGMINMISGGTTDGDSGRARKAHGRRLENFEVNSQLSCPTDPNISFERKDLKDVVVPHNDPLLVTLTIANYDVARIFVDTGSSVNIIFKETLDQMKLEGFELDPITTELYGFTGHALQPLGQIVLPLSLGNGEQRKLKFPSGREVGVVRGDQKAARLCYVNEVKIDAKKKRREVGMVSVGRTSRVFGQKVLLMSEEGNEKVELSPGAQIVKLAADLVPSVKQRLVDCLKKNKDVFSWSVSELKGVSAEIMVHRLNTLAGVRPIKQKKRHFGPEKDKVFKKEVDELLEAGHIREVQFPNWLSNVVLVPKSSGKWRMCVDFRDLNKACPKDCYPLPRIDQLVDSTAGHQYLCFMDAYQGYHQIPLAEEDQDKVSLLPLMELFVTE; this is encoded by the exons ATGGCGGGAAGAGGAAGAGGGAGGGGAGGAGGAAATGTGGCGGACATGACTGTAGATCAGCTCAGCCAGTTCATCACTCAAATGGTGCAAACAGCCATGGGTCAGAATCCACCACCTCCTCCCCCTCCACCTGGAGGTCAGCCCAACCAAATGGATGCGATGTGGGAAGAGATCAGGAGATTGGGTCGGCAAGTCGGAGGTCGGCCTGGGCCGATACAGAGGGAAAGCCCTTTTGCTCGGGCTATTTTAGATGAAGAACTCCCTGCGAATTTTAAGCAACCCACCTTAGGGGAGTATGATGGGAGCTCAGATCTAGAGGAATATTTGGGAAGGTTTGAAAATGCAGCCCTGTTGCACAGATATACGGATGCAATTAAATGCCGGGTCTTCCTTACCATTCTGGTGAGATTAGCTCAGCAATGGTTCAACCTTTTACAGCCTGGTAGCATTCGAAGTTTCAATGACTTCAGCTCAGCCTTTTACACCAATTTGCGA CAATCTGAGGTGAAACCTTTGAGGGAGTATGTTCAGCGCTTCAATACAGCATCTTTGGAAGTATCTGCGGCCACTGCTGATACCTTGGTAAACTCTTTCACTCAAGGGTTGAGGGGAGGAGAGTTTTTCAAATCTTTGGTCAAGAAGCCTCCTTTGACTTATAATGAGCTCCTTAGTCGAGCTAAGAAGTATGTTAATTTGGAGGATGCACAGAGGCAAAGGAGACATGAAGGAACGTCTGGGAGTAAGCCAAGTACTAAGATGGGAGCAAAGGTAGAAGGGAAGGCAGAAGTTGGAAGAAAAAGGGTTGCGGAAGAGATGAACAGGGCTAAGGGACCCTACCCTTATGTACCACTCTCGGTAAGCCTGGAGAAGGCAATGCAAGTCTGTGAGGATAGGCGAGCGCTTGTGAGGCCTCGAAATGCTGAGAAAGGCCCACGGTTACCGCCATCCGACAAGTTTTGCAACCGTCATCAGGAGTATGGGCATATCACTAATGACTGCCAAAGGCTAGGTGAGGAGGTGCAGAGAGTTATTTCTGAGGATGCTCGACTCAGGGCTGAGCTGACTCGGAGGGAAAATCCTCCTCGCCAAGGCCGAGCTCCTCAATGGAGGGATCAGGGAAATGAAGTAAGGGGAAACCAACCTGATCATCAAAGAAGAGCTCCACGAAATGGTCAGGAAGATATGGTTGAGCAAATTGCAAATCACCCTCATAGGGGCATGATCAATATGATTTCAGGAGGCACTACAGATGGAGATTCAGGAAGGGCTCGCAAGGCTCACGGGCGCAGAttggaaaattttgaggtaaATTCTCAGCTTAGCTGTCCTACTGATCCGAACATTAGTTTTGAAAGGAAAGATTTAAAGGATGTGGTGGTACCTCATAATGATCCCTTATTGGTCACCTTGACCATAGCCAATTATGATGTGGCTCGCATCTTTGTTGATACTGGTAGCTCAGTAAACATTATCTTCAAAGAAACCCTTGATCAAATGAAGTTGGAAGGATTTGAATTGGACCCAATCACCACGGAGTTGTATGGGTTCACGGGTCATGCTTTACAACCGTTGGGACAAATAGTTCTCCCATTATCTCTTGGAAATGGAGAGCAGAGA AAGTTGAAGTTCCCAAGTGGAAGAGAAGTGGGGGTTGTTCGGGGTGATCAGAAGGCAGCTCGGTTGTGTTATGTGAATGAGGTGAAGATTGATGCAAAGAAGAAGAGGAGGGAAGTAGGAATGGTTTCAGTAGGTCGGACATCAAGGGTGTTTGGTCAGAAGGTTCTTCTGATGTCTGAAGAAGGTAATGAGAAGGTGGAATTAAGCCCGGGAGCTCAGATTGTTAAATTAGCTGCTGATCTCGTCCCATCAGTGAAGCAAAGATTGGTTGACTGCTTGAAGAAGAACAAGGATGTTTTTTCTTGGTCTGTGTCAGAGCTCAAAGGGGTTAGTGCGGAAATTATGGTTCATCGACTCAACACTCTTGCGGGAGTGAGGCCGATAAAACAGAAAAAGAGACACTTTGGACCGGAAAAGGATAAGGTTTTTAAAAAAGAAGTGGATGAGCTCCTTGAGGCAGGACACATTAGGGAAGTGCAGTTCCCTAATTGGTTATCAAATGTGGTCTTGGTCCCTAAGAGTTCAGGCAAGTGGAGGATGTGTGTAGATTTCAGAGACTTGAATAAGGCATGCCCCAAAGATTGTTATCCATTGCCTCGAATCGATCAGTTGGTTGACTCTACAGCAGGTCATCAGTACTTATGCTTCATGGATGCATATCAGGGGTATCACCAAATTCCTTTGGCGGAGGAAGATCAGGACAAAGTAAGTTTACTACCTCTCATGGAACTTTTTGTTACagagtga
- the LOC140870202 gene encoding uncharacterized protein gives MEKGELPNDPKKAYRLKQRSLRFVMVEGVLYKRSFSGPLLKCLGPKEAHYILKEIHEGCCGNHLGSYSLARKVVLAGYFWPIILKGAIALVTSCDSFQRHSRLQHQPAALMKGIVAACPFDQWGIDIVGPFPPAPAQKKFLLVAIDYFSKWVEVEVLARITEGKVLKFL, from the coding sequence ATGGAGAAGGGCGAGTTACCAAATGATCCAAAGAAGGCATATCGGTTGAAGCAGAGGAGTCTCCGCTTTGTGATGGTGGAGGGAGTTCTTTATAAGAGGTCATTTTCTGGACCTCTTCTCAAGTGTTTAGGCCCTAAAGAAGCTCATTATATCTTGAAGGAGATACACGAGGGGTGTTGTGGCAATCACTTGGGGTCTTATTCTCTAGCCCGTAAGGTTGTCTTAGCGGGATATTTTTGGCCTATTATTTTGAAAGGTGCCATAGCTTTGGTGACTTCTTGTGACAGTTTTCAGCGACATAGCAGACTTCAGCATCAGCCAGCAGCGTTAATGAAAGGAATCGTGGCAGCGTGTCCTTTCGATCAGTGGGGAATAGATATTGTGGGTCCCTTCCCTCCGGCCCCAGCccagaagaaattcttgttggTCGCTATTGATTACTTTTCTAAGtgggtggaggtggaggtcctgGCTCGAATTACTGAAGGGAAAGTGCTGAAATTTCTATGA
- the LOC140879535 gene encoding cysteine-rich receptor-like protein kinase 15, with translation MNISQRWWRLASIFVTLTNLLALAAAQSSCIDNGNYTSFSTYKDNLETILSSLPTKVDIHGFYNASVGQSPDTVYAAVLCRGDIQPEECRSCIQNATAELVNDCPYYKQAVQWNELCMVRYSNESMLGILKTFPSWYWWSIKKASSPDQYMSDASKLLDNLRGQAADGGSLRKVAAGNRSSADFQIIFSLVQCTPDLSPENCSSCLIRAAATIPIYCNNTVRCRVLWPSCNLRYMGLPFYNETRLRELQALATSPPPLPPSPPPPSPVPGLRQPQPSPPPPPPPQESAPPGGGGGNNTRTVIIASVSVGAVLIFVVFATIFLIKRSKKKPKQELDQSSRDINVDESLQYDFSEIKAATDNFSLASKLGQGGFGVIYKGKLSNGQDIAVKRLSLDSEQGDVEFKNEVLLVAKLQHKNLVRLLGFSIEGKERLLVYEFVKNRSLDKFLFDPVKQNDLDWETRYKIIWGISKGLLYLHEESRIKIIHRDLKASNILLDGDMNPKIADFGMARLFDVDETQAKTNKIVGTYGYMPPEYAMHGQFSAKSDVFSFGVLILEIVSGRQNRSFKNGDDMEDLLSMAWKQWRQGTEENIIDPVLRVGSSNLRDMFRCVHIGLLCVQENPNDRPTMASVVLMLSSSKISLSAPFEPTYSTTHAYNSRINPEIRGYGSRGFDSSGSSAFNRSTDLYSVDSLKTNMSMAGFRPR, from the exons ATGAATATTTCACAGAGATGGTGGCGGCTCGCCTCCATATTCGTAACCCTCACAAACCTTTTGGCGTTGGCCGCAGCGCAATCTTCTTGCATAGACAACGGCAATTACACGAGTTTTAGCACGTACAAGGATAATTTGGAAACAATCTTATCCTCTCTTCCTACAAAGGTGGATATCCATGGATTCTACAACGCCTCCGTGGGGCAGAGCCCGGATACAGTGTATGCCGCGGTGCTGTGCAGAGGGGACATACAACCAGAAGAATGCCGTAGCTGTATCCAAAATGCGACTGCTGAATTAGTAAACGACTGTCCATATTACAAGCAAGCCGTGCAGTGGAATGAGCTATGCATGGTGCGGTACTCTAATGAATCTATGTTGGGGATTTTGAAGACTTTTCCATCGTGGTACTGGTGGAGTATAAAAAAGGCCTCGAGTCCTGACCAGTATATGTCGGATGCTAGCAAGCTACTGGACAATCTTCGGGGCCAAGCTGCTGATGGTGGTTCTCTGAGGAAAGTGGCTGCTGGGAATAGAAGCTCTGCCgattttcagattatttttTCCTTGGTTCAGTGTACCCCTGATTTATCTCCCGAGAATTGCAGTAGTTGTTTAATTCGGGCTGCTGCCACGATTCCAATATATTGCAACAATACCGTACGGTGTAGAGTACTATGGCCTAGCTGCAATCTTCGTTATATGGGTCTACCCTTTTACAACGAAACCAGGCTTCGTGAATTACAGGCGCTTGCCACGTCGCCACCACCACTGCCACCATCCCCACCACCACCATCACCCGTACCAGGTCTGCGACAGCCGCAACcatcaccaccaccaccaccaccaccacagGAATCGGCACCGCCAG GGGGAGGAGGTGGTAATAATACTCGAACTGTGATAATCGCTTCTGTCTCAGTTGGTGCGGTTCTAATATTTGTTGTATTTGCTACTATCTTTCTGATAAAGAGATCTAAGAAGAAGCCAAAACAAGAACTTGATCAGT cTTCACGCGACATTAACGTAGATGAATCTCTACAATATGATTTTTCCGAAATCAAAGCTGCTACTGATAATTTCTCACTTGCTAGCAAGTTGGGACAAGGTGGATTTGGGGTCATTTATAAG gGAAAACTTTCAAATGGACAAGACATTGCTGTAAAAAGATTATCCTTGGATTCTGAGCAAGGTGACGTGGAATTCAAGAATGAAGTCTTATTAGTAGCCAAACTGCAACACAAGAATCTTGTGAGACTCTTGGGTTTTTCCATTGAAGGGAAGGAAAGACTTCTCGTCTATGAATTCGTCAAGAATAGAAGCCTCGACAAATTTCTATTCG ACCCTGTCAAACAAAATGATTTGGATTGGGAGACCCGTTACAAGATCATATGGGGGATTTCCAAGGGACTTCTATATTTGCACGAAGAATCTCGAATCAAAATAATTCATCGTGATCTCAAAGCTAGCAATATACTTTTAGATGGAGATATGAACCCCAAAATTGCTGACTTTGGCATGGCGAGGTTATTTGATGTCGATGAAACTCAAGCCAAGACCAACAAAATTGTGGGAACTTA TGGATATATGCCACCAGAATATGCAATGCACGGACAATTCTCTGCTAAGTCTGATGTATTTAGCTTCGGTGTGCTGATCCTAGAAATTGTCAGCGGTCGGCAAAATAGATCATTTAAAAATGGGGATGATATGGAAGACCTTTTAAGTATG gcATGGAAACAGTGGCGCCAAGGAACAGAAGAGAATATCATTGATCCAGTATTGAGGGTTGGTTCAAGTAACCTACGTGATATGTTCAGATGCGTTCACATTGGTTTGCTATGCGTGCAAGAAAATCCTAATGATAGACCAACAATGGCTTCAGTCGTTCTTATGCTCAGCAGCTCCAAAATATCTCTGTCGGCACCTTTCGAGCCAACATATTCTACGACCCATGCCTATAACTCGAGAATTAATCCAGAAATTCGTGGGTATGGTTCAAGAGGATTTGATTCAAGTGGATCATCAGCCTTTAATAGGTCAACTGATCTATATTCTGTGGATTCATTAAAAACCAACATGTCAATGGCTGGTTTTCGTCCAAGGTGA